The Salvelinus alpinus chromosome 3, SLU_Salpinus.1, whole genome shotgun sequence genome segment gctctcgccataacgtaaactgcatgtcgtaatgaagttatttttagaattctaacacggcgattgcattaagaactagtgtatctatcatttcctatacaacatgtattttttagtaatgtttctgaatagttatttggtcagaatatgaaaaatatccggacgttgtgggaaaaagatgctacgttagcacaatgtataaccactgatttcagctctaaatatgcacattttcgaacaaaacataagtgtatgtataacctgatgttataggactgtcatctgatgaagcttatcaaggttagtcaaaaattatatatattttgctggtttgttacgatcgctaacttttgctgctggtaaatggcttgtgtttctggctattgtggtaagctaatataatgctatattgtgttttcgctgtaaaacacttaagaaatcggaaatattggctggaatcacaagatgcctgtctttcatttgctgtacaccatgtatttttcagaaatgttttatgatgagtatttaggtatttgacgttggtgtctgtaattactctggctgcttcggtgctatttctacggtagctgtgatggtagctgcaatgtaaaactgatttatagctcaaatatgcacatttttcgaacaaaacatagatttattgaataacatgttataagactgtcatctgatgaagttgtttcttggttagtttggttggttcttggttagttaggttggttttgtgcatgctacctgtgctgtgaaaaatgtctgtccttttttgtatttggtggtgagctaacataaatatacgtggtgttttcgctgtaaaacatttaaaaaattggacatgttggctggattcacaagatgtttatctttcatatgctgtattggacttgttaatgtgtgaaagttaaatatttctaaaaaatatattttgaatttcgcgccctgcacttgaagtggctgttgtcatattgcgcccggcttcgggcttgcagcccaaagaagttttaaggtgAAGCTATTTTCCGGACAGTTTAGTCCTGTGTGTTTGGACTGGGATTTTTCATGCGCCCGTTGTGTTGGGCATGACCGTTGTTACTGTCGACAGGAATAAAAATCCACGTCCTAAACtaacctgctctctgcgcttgactcctccacccagtactcctagAAGCTCTGacacacttactgtagttcaagaaccaaaatagattttttcaaagtcaatgtgtcatgtcatagctgacaccccattctttctgcagacataaTTAAATATTATTTCAGAGCAAATATTTACTTGGAAAACATGGACACATAAAAAACTGAGTGAGATTTTACAGAGATTCTGTTACCaaagtttgcatctgcacagttattttgtaaaatgttcagtgcaAAATGTTAAAAGTAAttattgtgcatagagttgtatggtttgttaaactttgaaatcaatggtttttgtttggcatacattttaaatatAAAACCTGAGTCTCAGCGCAATTCTCTTACTGTGGAATTGACGTTATAAGTTATACTCTTCAAAACTTATAGGGTATATATCATTATTCATTTCTAAGTCCAAAAATTTATGTAgtaactaaggattctagctttaaagaaGTTCAAAGACAATCATATTCTCCAGCATAATTTCTCTTGAGTTAGGCTAATGTGtggaaatgtgtgtttttatttatttattttttactctgagtacagtctgtctccgtctcaaatggcaccatattccctttatagtgcaccacttttgaccagagcccttgtaaaacgtaatgcactatatagtgacatttgggacgcacactgtTGTTGTTTGTCATATTGAGGTGTCATAACCATCCAAGTGAAAACAGATGAGAATATAGGAGTTTGGTTTATCCCACAAACACATTATGTAGCAGGCCAACCACTCTGTCTCCAGAGACACTGGGTCTGTCCCCAACTTCACCGATTATGTAGTAATCACTGTcctaaagaaagaaagaaagaggtctATTCATAGCAAAACTAAAGTGCAGAACAACCATTAACAAAATCTATGGATGAATCTCAATTGTATCTCCTTGATttcctgtgtcctctctcctcatctccttctcaaaGTACATTGGAGAAGATATGAAGTTCCTTACCATATGAGCTCAATAACTTCCTGATTATGActgatgtcacttcctgttttCCGAAGATGACAGTGCGGGGTGGGCAGCCGCCCTCTGCCCTGTGTGCGTGGGTGGTACTGCTCCTGTTGGTGGTCTCAGGTGAACCCTACCGGACCCCCTACAACCAGGAACAAGACCagaacagagacagggacagtgagACAACAGACCCCAGGACAGACCCTAGGATAGACCCTAGGACAAACACCAGGGTCTACCACAGAGATGTCAGGTACTACTGCATACTACTCCTACATACTACCCCTCtgagtggcaccctattctctatatagtgcactactattgaccagggtcccTATATGGGCCAAAAGTATTGCAcaaaatagggaataggttgccatttgggatgtatccATTGACATTGTTTCTATGGCCCCTGGTAGTGAGGTGAGGGGTAAAGACTGTCGGCGGTGTTGTGACCCTGGAGAGCAGCCCCCTCATTATTCCAACCCCCACTACCCACAACAGTACCCACAGTACCAAGCGGTGCCACAGATCAACATCACCATCCTCAAAGGTAGGTGGCTCACCTGCACTACTACTGACTACCACATTAAGTTAAGTTCAAGTTAAGTAACTTGAACTTACGTACTTAAACTTAACCTTGTTCCCAGGCTCAATTTCTGAGGAGAGATGGTTGGTGGACGCAATTAACTTGAACTTAACTTCAACCGTTTGGAGAACCTGAATCACTGGGGGAAAGCACTTTCCATTTAAAGAGTTGCACAAGAACATCAAATGAGTGGTCCAGTGTAGCAGAAAGCAGATTGGTTAATTTGCCTTAAAGGTAAAGGGCCGAATAGCAAATGGGTCTGAAGTTAGCAACTGAAGCTCGTAACTAGCAACTACACACAATGCTTTCGAGAGTCAGCGAGCCTCTCATACCTTTCTAACCAGAATAATGTCTCTGCCAAGATCAGTTCAGGGTCAGGCTAAACCACACAGGCATGCAGGGTCTTTGGCAAGCAGGATGAGCTTGGTGACTCTCCACAAAGATGAGAGGGGACAAACACTTTGGGTTTGTGGGTTAGTAAATTGTTCCCCAGGGTTAGGAAAAGTAGTGGGTTAGGACTCACTGGTGGGTTGTGAAACGTTTTACTGGGTCTCAGCTTTAAGACTGGACTGtgtctgcattccaaatggcaccctattgcataCATAGtgcttatgggccctggtcaaaataagGGCACTACGTAAGGAATAAGGTGTAATTTGGGACTCAAGTTGTGTCTTGGGGGATAATGATGAGGTGATTAAAGGCTTTGGGCGAAAACATGTTTGGGAACCAGTGGGTTAGAAGAGGGGACAACAGCTGTGGGTATTTGTATCTGCACGTTGTACATCTTGGATGCTGAGAATGTGAAAACAGATGTGGTACTGTAACTGTTATGGTGAATGACCACTAGCTATGCAAAGCAGTGGGCAAATCTGTGtcagacacaaacacaataaTTTATCTGTAGTCTGACCTTAAACCATGACCTTTGACTGCATCCACTGACCTGAGGTATTCTCTTCTTATTGCCTTGAAAAGTTGCATGTACTGGAGTTTTACTAACATTTCTACTTCTTCCTCCTCCAGGTGAGAAGGGGGACAGCGGCCAGCGAGGACCCTACGGTAAATCCGGTAAGTCTGGCCAGGCCGGCCCCCGAGGGCCCAACGGCATCAGGGGCACCAAAGGGAGCATAGGGACCCCGGGTGAACCCTGCAAGGCCCAGTACGCTGCTTTCTCCGTGGGCCGCAAGAAGGCCATCCACTCCAACGACTACTACCAGACCTTAGTGTTCG includes the following:
- the LOC139571201 gene encoding complement C1q tumor necrosis factor-related protein 1-like — translated: MTVRGGQPPSALCAWVVLLLLVVSGEPYRTPYNQEQDQNRDRDSETTDPRTDPRIDPRTNTRVYHRDVSEVRGKDCRRCCDPGEQPPHYSNPHYPQQYPQYQAVPQINITILKGEKGDSGQRGPYGKSGKSGQAGPRGPNGIRGTKGSIGTPGEPCKAQYAAFSVGRKKAIHSNDYYQTLVFDTELVNLYGHFNMFTGKFYCYVPGVYYFSLNVHTWNQKETYVHVMHNEREVVILYAQPSDRSIMQSQSLMLELEREDQVWVRLFKGERENAIFSDDFETYVTFNGHLIKPKSEG